The Vitis riparia cultivar Riparia Gloire de Montpellier isolate 1030 chromosome 10, EGFV_Vit.rip_1.0, whole genome shotgun sequence genome includes a region encoding these proteins:
- the LOC117922952 gene encoding lipoyl synthase, chloroplastic, translating into MIQQTLLKPSYSSISIPPLKTPPKSSSHSSTHCYNHTSWGLRIVGSSSSSSSSSSSSSSSNTESKSRNGAFTGRDPNVKKPAWLRQRAAQGERFEEVKQSLSHLNLNTVCQEAQCPNIGECWNGGGDGIATATIMLLGDTCTRGCRFCAVKTSRNPAPPDPMEPENTAKAIASWGVDYIVLTSVDRDDLPDGGSGHFARTVKAMKKLKPEIMVECLTSDFRGDLSAVETLVHSGLDVFAHNIETVKRLQRIVRDPRAGYEQSLSVLKHGKHSKVGMITKSSIMLGLGESDDELKEAMADLRAIDVDILTLGQYLQPTPLHLTVKEYVTPEKFAFWKEYGESIGFRYVASGPLVRSSYRAGELFVKSMVRERASASIA; encoded by the exons ATGATTCAACAAACCCTTCTAAAACCCTCTTATTCTTCAATCTCAATCCCACCTCTCAAAACCCCACCAAAATCATCGTCACACTCATCGACCCATTGTTACAATCATACGAGTTGGGGCTTGCGAATTGTGggttcatcatcatcatcatcatcatcatcatcatcatcatcatcgtcaaATACCGAATCCAAATCCCGAAATGGGGCATTCACTGGCAGAGATCCGAACGTGAAGAAGCCGGCGTGGCTGAGGCAGAGAGCGGCGCAAGGAGAGAGGTTTGAGGAGGTTAAGCAATCACTTTCTCACTTGAATCTCAACACTGTCTGCCAGGAAGCACAATGCCCCAACATTGGAGAG TGCTGGAATGGAGGCGGGGATGGCATTGCAACTGCAACAATCATGCTTCTTGGGGATACCTGCACTCGTGGTTGTAGATTTTGTGCTGTGAAAACCAGTAGAAACCCTGCACCACCTGACCCAATGGAACCAGAAAACACTGCTAAGGCCATTGCAAGTTGGGG TGTGGATTACATTGTTCTAACAAGTGTTGATCGTGATGATCTGCCTGATGGTGGAAGTGGCCATTTTGCTCGGACTGTTAAGGCTATGAAG AAACTCAAGCCTGAGATCATGGTTGAGTGTCTAACTTCTGATTTTCGAGGTGACTTGAGTGCTGTAGAAACTCTGGTGCACTCAGGGTTAGATGTTTTTGCCCACAATATTGAAACTGTGAAACGGCTTCAGAGAATTGTGCGAGATCCTCGAGCTGG GTATGAGCAGAGCTTATCAGTTCTAAAACATGGAAAGCATAGCAAGGTGGGGATGATAACAAAATCATCTATAATGTTGGGTCTTGGGGAATCTGATGATGAGTTGAAGGAAGCCATGGCTGATCTAAGGGCCATAGATGTCGACATTTTGACACTTGGACAATATTTACAG CCAACTCCATTACACCTTACTGTCAAAGAGTATGTTACCCCTGAGAAGTTTGCTTTCTGGAAGGAATATGGGGAGTCAATTGGATTCCGTTATGTTGCTAGTGGACCCCTG GTTCGATCCTCATACAGGGCTGGGGAGCTCTTTGTTAAGTCCATGGTACGAGAAAGGGCCAGTGCCAGCATAGCTTAG